From Weissella confusa, a single genomic window includes:
- a CDS encoding WxL domain-containing protein gives MSKTVTLFAASAMATLGVTASVYAAPVSTLDSTAQVTFIPNDQPSGPLDPNNQDPTNPVKPVDPNNPNKPDNPNAGPLSLDFASSFNFGKNKITTTDETYYAEAQKFTDSQGNTTTGPNYVQVTDNTGEDKGWVLSVTQQGDLTDNKNSLDGAVITLHDANVKGIAGTGATAPIVAANDIALEKGQKKLVMTAAANSGQGTWLTRFGSNKLADDKAVSLFVPGKAVKHAATYSTTLNWSLEQVPTNTPIK, from the coding sequence ATGTCTAAAACTGTTACATTATTTGCCGCATCGGCAATGGCAACGCTGGGAGTAACTGCGAGTGTATACGCAGCGCCCGTCTCAACACTTGATTCAACGGCACAGGTGACGTTTATTCCAAACGATCAACCATCTGGACCGTTGGATCCAAACAACCAAGATCCGACCAATCCGGTTAAGCCAGTGGATCCTAATAATCCCAACAAGCCTGATAATCCTAATGCGGGACCTTTATCACTTGATTTTGCGTCATCATTTAATTTTGGTAAGAACAAAATTACGACAACTGATGAAACGTATTATGCAGAAGCCCAAAAATTTACGGACAGTCAAGGAAATACCACGACAGGTCCAAATTATGTGCAAGTTACTGATAATACCGGTGAGGATAAAGGTTGGGTGCTATCCGTAACGCAACAAGGTGATTTGACGGACAACAAGAATTCGCTTGATGGTGCAGTGATTACGTTGCATGATGCGAACGTAAAGGGAATCGCAGGAACTGGCGCAACTGCACCAATCGTTGCTGCGAACGATATTGCCTTGGAAAAGGGCCAGAAGAAGTTGGTTATGACAGCCGCTGCGAACAGTGGTCAAGGAACGTGGTTAACGCGCTTTGGTAGCAACAAATTAGCTGACGATAAAGCGGTCAGTTTGTTTGTCCCTGGTAAAGCAGTTAAGCACGCGGCAACATATTCAACTACTTTGAATTGGAGTTTGGAACAAGTTCCAACGAATACGCCCATCAAGTAG
- a CDS encoding WxL domain-containing protein, with product MSIKLAAQLDSSPALRWYHLSAGDEPEDEVTPVDPTRPDGKPEPGMPGPLSIDFASSFNFGTHAITNKNVSYDAEAQEIQTRGKDAYVPDYVQVSDYRGNRAGWTLQLSQNGQFKTNDAKHPSVLDGAVISLDDSYAVGLTNAIAPDTYNTALSPDGSKTVVMEAEKGEGTGTWMMPWGYDGDLKPDKENGGMLIDPKVCLSIPGTTPRDAATYTTTLTWTHY from the coding sequence ATGAGTATCAAACTAGCGGCACAGTTGGATTCATCCCCAGCACTGAGGTGGTACCACCTCAGTGCTGGGGATGAACCCGAGGACGAAGTAACACCGGTTGATCCAACGCGACCAGATGGTAAGCCAGAACCTGGTATGCCGGGTCCGTTGTCAATCGATTTTGCCTCAAGTTTTAACTTTGGTACGCATGCAATCACTAATAAGAATGTTAGTTATGATGCTGAAGCGCAAGAGATTCAAACACGGGGTAAAGATGCCTATGTGCCTGATTATGTGCAGGTGTCTGATTACCGCGGTAATCGTGCAGGTTGGACACTGCAGCTTTCGCAAAATGGCCAATTTAAGACGAATGATGCAAAACACCCTTCAGTTCTTGATGGTGCAGTTATTTCATTAGACGACTCATACGCAGTTGGATTAACGAATGCTATTGCACCAGATACGTATAATACAGCCTTGTCGCCTGATGGCAGCAAGACTGTTGTTATGGAAGCTGAAAAAGGTGAAGGAACAGGGACATGGATGATGCCTTGGGGATACGATGGTGACTTGAAGCCGGACAAAGAAAACGGTGGTATGCTCATCGACCCAAAGGTATGCTTATCAATTCCTGGTACGACGCCCCGTGATGCCGCAACATATACAACGACATTAACGTGGACACATTATTAA
- a CDS encoding WxL domain-containing protein: MKKQVTLFAGVALATLAVTQTPILAAQMSDYKSTGTVTFQPSKDTTNPVDPTNPDPDKPVKPTNPDGTDPQAPQAGPLSIDFASSIDFGIQKITSKTETYQGSAQQYTTFDGKKTTGPDYVQMTDNRGSFTGWTLSVKQNGQFKGQNSNAVLDGAEVTFGNANHLGMTTASTNATDITALKSFTLDPLSGNAINIMSGAAAKNAGDTNETGGTHLMRFGDATDIVSTEVNADGSKRGDTDKAVTLMVPGKTDKMADKYATEFEWILSDMPTIVK; encoded by the coding sequence ATGAAGAAGCAAGTAACTCTTTTTGCAGGTGTAGCTCTTGCTACGTTAGCCGTCACTCAAACGCCAATTCTAGCGGCGCAAATGTCTGATTATAAGTCAACAGGAACTGTTACTTTCCAACCGTCAAAGGATACAACCAACCCGGTTGATCCGACGAATCCAGACCCAGACAAGCCGGTCAAGCCAACGAATCCAGATGGTACTGACCCACAAGCGCCACAAGCTGGCCCTTTGTCGATTGATTTTGCTTCATCAATTGATTTTGGTATTCAAAAAATTACATCAAAGACCGAAACTTACCAAGGTAGTGCGCAACAATACACGACGTTTGATGGTAAGAAGACAACTGGACCTGATTATGTGCAAATGACAGATAATCGCGGATCGTTTACGGGTTGGACGCTGTCAGTTAAGCAAAACGGTCAATTCAAGGGACAAAACAGTAATGCTGTTTTGGATGGTGCTGAAGTCACATTTGGCAACGCAAATCACCTAGGAATGACGACAGCATCAACAAACGCAACGGACATCACGGCGCTAAAGTCATTTACGCTGGATCCGTTGTCTGGTAATGCCATTAACATCATGTCTGGCGCGGCAGCTAAGAATGCTGGTGACACAAACGAAACTGGTGGTACACACTTGATGCGTTTTGGTGACGCAACAGACATTGTTTCAACGGAAGTTAACGCTGATGGCTCAAAGCGTGGTGACACTGATAAGGCTGTCACACTAATGGTGCCAGGTAAGACGGATAAGATGGCAGATAAGTATGCGACAGAATTCGAATGGATCCTAAGCGACATGCCAACTATCGTTAAATAG
- a CDS encoding DUF916 and DUF3324 domain-containing protein — MNLTKKIKRSLITVASLIATAGIGVLVSSQPVSANQLTFSVMPVLPDNQVDKTDGFFNLKLGAGESEDLTLRYQNNTKRPVTVTTKVAPASTNNNGVVEYGLNKIKADKTRQFNMQDLVNVPEKVELAAGETKEVPVHVSMPNQAYAGIIAGGLTFSDETQNQQNMDVKSTGMAIKNIYSFQLGLLMRQSKDAAYSDDQIQKSGLKMHEVKPTQINYRNVVTANLQNPLNVYVNQMAVTAKISKVGSSKVVYQSKKDNMQMAPNTNFNYPIALGAGEAMKPGKYKLDLMAYADKNPKGQFTTTDFNTKGADTYTYMWHFTKTFEIKADTAKHFNQKDVTIQPFNWELLVIVLGLLLLLLALFLWLFVFKRRKDEEEVEIEEIVHDQNGQELPIIRTTTMKEYKRLVKKGKQVQIVER; from the coding sequence ATGAATTTAACAAAGAAGATTAAGCGCAGTCTGATTACCGTAGCTAGCCTAATTGCGACGGCTGGCATTGGTGTATTAGTGAGTAGCCAACCAGTATCAGCCAATCAACTAACCTTTTCAGTTATGCCGGTTTTGCCAGATAACCAGGTAGATAAGACTGATGGTTTCTTTAATTTGAAGCTTGGTGCAGGTGAATCAGAAGATTTAACGTTGCGTTATCAAAATAACACGAAGCGTCCAGTGACGGTGACAACTAAAGTAGCGCCAGCTAGCACAAACAACAATGGTGTTGTCGAGTATGGCCTAAACAAGATTAAGGCTGATAAGACCCGTCAATTTAATATGCAAGATTTGGTGAATGTACCGGAAAAAGTTGAGTTAGCGGCCGGTGAGACGAAAGAGGTTCCCGTCCATGTTTCTATGCCAAATCAAGCGTATGCCGGAATTATTGCCGGCGGATTAACGTTCTCGGATGAGACGCAAAATCAGCAAAATATGGATGTTAAGTCTACCGGAATGGCGATTAAAAACATCTATTCATTTCAATTAGGATTGCTGATGCGCCAGTCAAAGGATGCAGCATACAGTGATGATCAAATTCAAAAATCCGGCTTGAAGATGCATGAAGTTAAGCCAACTCAGATTAACTATCGAAATGTTGTCACTGCAAATTTGCAAAATCCATTGAATGTGTACGTTAACCAAATGGCGGTAACGGCCAAAATTTCAAAAGTCGGATCGTCAAAGGTCGTTTACCAATCTAAAAAAGACAATATGCAAATGGCGCCGAACACCAATTTCAATTACCCGATTGCGTTAGGAGCTGGGGAAGCCATGAAGCCGGGAAAGTATAAGCTTGACTTGATGGCGTATGCGGACAAGAACCCAAAGGGACAGTTTACAACGACAGACTTCAATACAAAGGGCGCCGATACGTATACGTATATGTGGCATTTTACAAAGACGTTTGAAATCAAGGCTGACACAGCAAAGCACTTCAACCAAAAGGATGTGACGATTCAACCGTTTAACTGGGAGTTACTAGTCATTGTGCTTGGTTTGCTATTGTTGTTGTTAGCGTTGTTCTTGTGGCTATTTGTCTTTAAGCGTCGCAAGGATGAGGAAGAAGTTGAAATTGAAGAAATTGTGCATGATCAAAATGGACAAGAATTGCCCATTATTCGTACAACCACGATGAAGGAATATAAGCGTCTTGTTAAGAAAGGAAAACAAGTCCAGATTGTAGAGCGTTAG
- a CDS encoding class A sortase has translation MGKQSFQHSKKIKTVIIVILTLAAVLFSVPFLQDFYTCYVKSTTSVKYVSKLPKVIQPAETIHAPTLQTVMNMNTHARTAVGRVVMPSVGLDDDIYAGLTNENLFYGAVTLFPNRTVRKHNLVLIGHNMGHTKVHFGVLEGAKVGQKAYLQYLGKYYQYTVYKTSTILETEINKVKDTVDSELSLVTCSAPTRTPKRILVQAKLDGEITKPRSQVYMQRSHMNMAKNTQKSVVGYDFWPLFVIWLVYLLLVILVIVLK, from the coding sequence ATGGGAAAGCAAAGTTTTCAACACAGTAAAAAAATAAAAACGGTTATTATTGTGATTCTAACATTGGCGGCGGTACTGTTTTCTGTACCGTTTCTGCAGGATTTTTATACCTGCTATGTTAAGTCAACAACATCTGTAAAGTATGTGTCGAAACTGCCAAAGGTTATTCAACCGGCCGAGACAATTCATGCGCCGACGTTACAGACTGTGATGAACATGAATACGCACGCTAGGACAGCCGTCGGACGTGTTGTGATGCCATCGGTAGGACTTGATGATGATATTTATGCTGGATTAACGAACGAAAATTTGTTTTATGGTGCCGTAACACTCTTTCCAAACAGAACGGTACGCAAGCACAACCTGGTGTTGATTGGACACAATATGGGGCACACAAAGGTGCATTTCGGTGTGTTGGAGGGCGCTAAGGTCGGTCAGAAGGCGTACTTGCAATACCTTGGTAAGTACTATCAATATACGGTTTACAAAACATCGACAATTTTAGAGACCGAAATTAATAAAGTGAAAGATACAGTTGATTCGGAATTAAGCTTAGTCACCTGTTCAGCACCAACGCGAACGCCAAAGCGTATTTTGGTGCAGGCAAAACTTGATGGTGAAATTACTAAACCGCGAAGTCAAGTCTATATGCAGCGGTCCCACATGAACATGGCAAAGAATACACAGAAATCAGTAGTCGGATACGACTTCTGGCCACTCTTTGTCATCTGGCTGGTCTACTTGCTTCTTGTTATTTTAGTTATTGTGTTGAAGTGA